Part of the Paenibacillus guangzhouensis genome is shown below.
TTGCGCAGAATGACGGGCATGCGATCGTGTACATCCGACACCAGGCTGTTCGGCGTTGTCGTAATAATCGAGAAGGTGCTGATCTTGGCGCCGTCCTCCGGGTTCACCCAGGTATCGAATAAGGCCGCCATGCTAAATATCCCCTCATCCTTCATCATGAACCGCATCGGCTGCTTCTTGCTGCCCACTGCCTTCCACTCGTAGAATGAATCGGCCGGGATGATGCAGCGTTTGCGATAGACAAGATTACGATACGAGGGCTTCTCTAACAGCGTCTCGGCTTTGGCATTGATCATGCCGCCGGCCTTCCGTTGATCCTTCGCCCAGTTCGGGACGAGTCCCCAGCGCAGCGGGCCTAGACGATTGCGTGTGCCATCGTTGACAATGGCAGGGACGCTCTGCATCGGAGCGACATTGTATCTCGGCAAATAAAAGGAGTTATCCGCTTCGTCGATATAGAATCGCACGAGCAGTTCTTCGAAGGTCATCGTAATGGTAAATCGTCCGCACATCGGTGGGAACCTCCTCCGTCATAGATTTCGTACCGGCAAATCGGTTATCATGAACATATACTTCCATCTTAGTGCAAGAATGAAAGGGGAACAAGGACATGTCTAGTACAGAAAAAATAAAATTAACCTCTTACTCTACAAAAGGCGGGTGCGGATGCAAAATCGGCCCTGCGGATTTATCACAAGTCATTCGTACGCTGCCGCCTGCGATCCCGAACCCGAATCTCCTCGTCGGCATTGATACGAGTGATGACGCAGGTGTCTATAAATTAACGGACGAGCTCGCGATCGTGCAGACCGTCGACTTCTTCACACCGATCGTTGATGATCCGTATGCCTTCGGCCAAATTGCAGCGGCGAATGCCATCAGCGATATTTATGCGATGGGCGGCAAACCGCTGACTGCGCTTAATATTGTAGCTTTTCCGATCCATACGCTGGACAAACAGGTCTTAGCAGACATTCTGCGCGGGGCGCAGGACAAAATGAACGAAGCCGGCGTGACGCTCGTTGGCGGACACTCGATCGACGACAAGGAGCCGAAGTTCGGTCTCGCCGTGACCGGTCTTGTCCACCCGGACAAAGTACGTGCCAATGCCGGAGCGAAGCCAGGGGACAAGCTGATCCTGACGAAACCGATCGGTGTCGGCATTCTCACCACGTCGATCAAGAAGGATCAACTAAGCGATGCGGAAGTCGAACGCGTCACGCGCGTCATGGCGACGTTGAACAAGACGGCTGCGGAGACGATGGAACCTTTCGACGTCCACGCTTGCACGGATGTAACTGGATTCGGCCTGATGGGGCACGGCCTCGAGATGGCGAAGGGCAGCGGCGTCGGCCTAATCATTGATGCCGCACGCGTTCCTATCTTGCCACGTGTTCGCGAGCTTGCTGAAGCCGGCTTCGTGCCGGGCGGAACAAAGAACAACTTCGTTCACGTCCAAGATGCCATTACCTTCCCAGCCGAGCTCGATCAGGTGGGACAATGGATCTTATGCGATGCCGTGACCTCCGGCGGTCTGTTGATTTCCGTCGCAGGAGAGCAGGCCGAAACCCTACTTCAACAACTGCAGCAAGCCGGCGTCGAAGCGAGCATCATCGGCGAGACGACCGATCAACATCCAGGACGCATCGTTGTGCGCTAAAAAGGGGTCCTCTCACGTGTTCCAAGATATTACGATCGAACAATTGCTAGCACGAAGAACAAAGGGGGAGCTGACGTTAATCGATGTCCGCTCGCCATCCGAATATCAAGAAAATACGATCCCAGGCAGCTTAAATATCCCGATCTTCGACGATGCCGAGCGCGCCGAGATCGGCACGATCTACAAACAAGTGAGCGTCGAAGCCGCCAAAGAGCGCGGGCTCGAGATCGTCTCCGCCAAGCTGCCGGCCTTCATCCGCACCTTCGCGCAAATCAAAGGTCCGAAGGTTGTCTTCTGCTGGCGCGGCGGCATGCGGAGCAAGACGTCCGCAACAGTCCTCGACCTGATGGGAATCAAAGCCTCGCGCCTCATTGGCGGTATTCGCACTTACCGTCAATGGGTCGTAAGTACGCTGGAAGAGCTGGAACTGCCTCCGGCCGCATATGTCATCAATGGCAACACAGGTTCGGGCAAGACGCTGATTCTGCGTCGTCTGATGGCCGAGGGCTATCCCGTCTTGGACCTGGAAGCGATGGCTGGTCATCGCGGCTCGATCTTTGGGCACATCGGACTGCGCGCGAACAATCAGAAGTCCTTTGAAGCGCTGCTCGTGGAGCAGGTACTCACGCTGCAGGATGCGCCATATGTTCTCATAGAGGGCGAGAGCAAGCGCATCGGCAAAGCCGTCCTGCCTGAGCCTGTCGTGCAAATGAAAGAAGCCGGTACACAGCTCTTCATCGAACTGCCGCTCGAAGAACGAGTACGACATATTCTCGAAGACTACCAGCCGATGCAGCACAAAGATGCGCTGATGCAGGCCTTCAAGCATATTAAGAATCGCATCCATACGCCCATTGCGAAGGAGATCGAAGCAAATCTGCTGATTGGACAATACGAGCGTGCGGTGAAGCTGCTGCTGGAGCATTATTATGATCCTCGCTATGCGCATGCGATGAGCCAATACGAAGGGGAGCAAATCGTGATCCAAGCGGGTACGATCGAGGAAGCGATCGAGGCTGTGAGAGCGCAGCTTCCTAAGAAGAATCAGCGATAGATGATTTACGAAAAGATAGCCCAGGGGGCTATCTTTTTTTCTTGAAAAGGGTATGGGTGATCCTTGTCGAATTACGTCTACATGACAATTTCAAGGAGTGAACCCATTTTGAGTAAACGGATCAAATTACAGCTATCCATGATGCTTGCATTCATGTTCAGCCTTGCCGCCATGCCTCTTACCTTTGCGGAGAGCTCCCTCATTCCGGACAAAAATCTGGAACAAGCAATTCGCATCGAGCTCAAGAAGCCGACTGGTGCAATTACGAAAAAAGATTTGGCGTCTCTGACGTCGCTCTATCCCGAAGATCCCGAGAAGAAAGTCGGCAGCTTATCAGGGCTCGAGCATGCCGTTAATATAGAGAGCCTCATGCTCCCGGGACTAGGTATTAAAGATATCAGCCCGCTGAAGGAACTACATAAAGTCACCTTTTTGGCGCTGAATGGCAATCAAATCAGCCAATTGGAACCGCTGCAAGGGTTACACCAATTAGAGCAGCTCATGATCGATGCGAATGAAATCGAGAAGCTCGATGCATTAGCAGGATTGACCAATTTGACGGACTTGTTAATCGGTCATAATCGGATTAAGGAGCTGTCGCCGATCCAATCGCTAACCAAACTGAGTTGGCTCATCGTCAGCGATAACCAGATCGAGTCGCTTGAACCGCTTAGAAATCATCCGAATATTGAACATCTATACATCGAGAACAATCAAATCCAAGACATTAGCGTCTTAACGACTCTACCAAAGCTGCAAGAGGTATCGCTGAGCAACAACCCTCTGGACGCTAATGCAGAGAAAGTTCTGACCGAACTTACCGCCAAAGGCGTGAAAGTGCTTGAGGATGCAGATGACCAATCTGATGAGCAATCGACACCGCCTTCTGAGCCAGACGGAATCACCGTTCTGTTGAATAACGAGCTAATGAAATTCCAAGCCCCGCCAATCCAAAAGAATGGTTCTGTGCTGGTTCCATTCCGATCGATTTTCGAAGCCTTGGGACTTAAAGTCGACTGGGATCCCAAGGCGCAAACCATCACGGGCAGTAAGGCCAATACGCTTATCAAGCTAAAAGTCGGGTCCGGCACGGCAGAAGTAAACGGGAAGCAGATGAAACTGACGGCAGCGCCATCGACGATTGGCGGCAGCACCTACGTTCCGTTACGTTTTATTGGCGAAGCTGTGGATGCCAAGGTGGACTGGCTGGAGATGGTTCAAAGCGCTGCGATTTATACGAAGCAGCCATTTGCGACCAAAGACAAGAAAATTCAAATCACAGCTTACCAAGACTGGAGTGACGTGACTTCTTCTATTGAGAATACAGGAGATCACCAGCTAGTCTTATTCTCCTCCGTGATGAGCACGATGGTTATTCAGCATTATAGCAAGAGCGATTTAGATATGAGCTTCGACGAATATGTTAGCTTCGCCAAAAAAGATCTCACAGATAAATATGGGATGAAAATGACGGAGCAATCCGTAAAAGTTGGGAAAATCGATGCGAAGCAGTTGAGCTACAGCTTAATCATCAAAAATAAAACCATTGAATATCGAATGATCCTTTTCGAGCAAAACAATGAATTCTATACCCTATTGCTAACGACTCCACCGCAGGTTAGCAAACAAGCCAACGCCGAGTTTAACGAAATTCTCGCGAGTATAAAAATTCCTTAGCAAAATGAATAACGCCCGTTCCCTTGCTCGAATTTCGAAGAGCGGGCGTTTCATTGTAAATCCCCCTTGCTATGCCAGTACAAGTGATATGGGAAGTGAAATAACTGCTTTGCAGTTATTTGGGGCGTGCGGCGCTACTTCGGGCGAAATAACTGCTTTTGGGCAGTTATTTGTGGCGCGCGGCGCCACTTCGAGCGATTTAACTGCTTTTGGGCAGTTATTTGCGGCGCTCGGTGCCACTTCGAACGATTTAACCGCCTTTTAGCAGTTATTTACGGCGCTTAGCGCTACTTCGATGCGAATTAACTGCTTTTTGGCAGTTATTTGCGGCGCTTAGCGCTACTTCGATGCGATTTAACTGCTTTTTGGCAGTTATTTGGGGCGCGCGGCGCTACTTCGATGCGAATTAACTGCTTTTTGGCAGTTATTTGTGATGCTCGGCGCCACTTCGGCCGATTTAACTGCTTTTTGGCAGTTATTTGCGCGCGCCTACCTATACCATCCCGCAAAAAAGAAAACCGTTCTTTCAACCTTCGGCCCCATAACGCGCCTCTGTCAAAAGAACGGTTCTATACACTCTATATCTCCGGAATCACTATCTCCACTTCCCGCTTCAATTGCGACGATCGCAAGATGCCATCCAGAATCGCTTGATTCCGCAGAATCTGCTCTCCTGGAATCGGCGCAGGCTCGCCGGCGCGTAAGGCACGGACGAAGTCCTTCACCTTCTCCTCGAACACATTCAGCTTATGCTCGATAATCGGAATGGCGCTCTCGGTATGATGGCCTTGGATATCATGGAACAGCGAGATCGAGCCGACGCTGCCATCCCATACCCCGCTCCATGGCCCTTTGCCGGCTGGCGTTACCTTCATACCCGCATCGGTACCGAGGAACATCGTCGCCCCAAGCGTATCCATATGCATCGCCCAAGAGGTCTTGAAGTTCAGCACCAAGTCGCCCTCGAAGCGCACGATCGCAACCCCGAAATCCTCCACATCGAACTTCGATGCTTCCCCGTGGTATTTCGGATTTGTCCCGAAATAATTCGACGTATATGCCGAGACGGTTAACGGCTTTGGATACCCGAGTGTGTTCAACGCCAAGTCAAGCGAATAGCAGCCGATGTCTGCCATCGCGCCTGCACCCGCGATCTCTTGTCGGATGAACGAGCCGCCCGGCATGCCGCGTCGACGTCCACCGCCGGTCTCCACGTAGTAAACTTTGCCCAACTGACCGGACTCGACCAGTTTTTTAATCGTGCTCATATTCGGGTCATAGCGCGGCTGGAATCCCACATTGAGCATGAAACCGGTCTTCTTCGCCACCTGGACCATGTCGATCGCTTCTTCGAGCGTAACCGACATCGGCTTCTCCACCATCACAT
Proteins encoded:
- the selD gene encoding selenide, water dikinase SelD; this encodes MSSTEKIKLTSYSTKGGCGCKIGPADLSQVIRTLPPAIPNPNLLVGIDTSDDAGVYKLTDELAIVQTVDFFTPIVDDPYAFGQIAAANAISDIYAMGGKPLTALNIVAFPIHTLDKQVLADILRGAQDKMNEAGVTLVGGHSIDDKEPKFGLAVTGLVHPDKVRANAGAKPGDKLILTKPIGVGILTTSIKKDQLSDAEVERVTRVMATLNKTAAETMEPFDVHACTDVTGFGLMGHGLEMAKGSGVGLIIDAARVPILPRVRELAEAGFVPGGTKNNFVHVQDAITFPAELDQVGQWILCDAVTSGGLLISVAGEQAETLLQQLQQAGVEASIIGETTDQHPGRIVVR
- a CDS encoding Gfo/Idh/MocA family protein, which codes for MGRAIRIGIIGSGGIAGGHVEAYKRMEDVEVVAVADIMPGRAEQFIQRWGLQGAAAYEDHLRLLELDLDGVSICTPNVAHYQTTIDALNAGKHVMVEKPMSVTLEEAIDMVQVAKKTGFMLNVGFQPRYDPNMSTIKKLVESGQLGKVYYVETGGGRRRGMPGGSFIRQEIAGAGAMADIGCYSLDLALNTLGYPKPLTVSAYTSNYFGTNPKYHGEASKFDVEDFGVAIVRFEGDLVLNFKTSWAMHMDTLGATMFLGTDAGMKVTPAGKGPWSGVWDGSVGSISLFHDIQGHHTESAIPIIEHKLNVFEEKVKDFVRALRAGEPAPIPGEQILRNQAILDGILRSSQLKREVEIVIPEI
- a CDS encoding SOS response-associated peptidase, whose amino-acid sequence is MCGRFTITMTFEELLVRFYIDEADNSFYLPRYNVAPMQSVPAIVNDGTRNRLGPLRWGLVPNWAKDQRKAGGMINAKAETLLEKPSYRNLVYRKRCIIPADSFYEWKAVGSKKQPMRFMMKDEGIFSMAALFDTWVNPEDGAKISTFSIITTTPNSLVSDVHDRMPVILRKDDEPYWLDRHQTNPDKLLPLLKPFPESTMTRYAVSSTVGSVKNDSPACIAPVEALTPEDEAEQPYLF
- a CDS encoding stalk domain-containing protein — its product is MSKRIKLQLSMMLAFMFSLAAMPLTFAESSLIPDKNLEQAIRIELKKPTGAITKKDLASLTSLYPEDPEKKVGSLSGLEHAVNIESLMLPGLGIKDISPLKELHKVTFLALNGNQISQLEPLQGLHQLEQLMIDANEIEKLDALAGLTNLTDLLIGHNRIKELSPIQSLTKLSWLIVSDNQIESLEPLRNHPNIEHLYIENNQIQDISVLTTLPKLQEVSLSNNPLDANAEKVLTELTAKGVKVLEDADDQSDEQSTPPSEPDGITVLLNNELMKFQAPPIQKNGSVLVPFRSIFEALGLKVDWDPKAQTITGSKANTLIKLKVGSGTAEVNGKQMKLTAAPSTIGGSTYVPLRFIGEAVDAKVDWLEMVQSAAIYTKQPFATKDKKIQITAYQDWSDVTSSIENTGDHQLVLFSSVMSTMVIQHYSKSDLDMSFDEYVSFAKKDLTDKYGMKMTEQSVKVGKIDAKQLSYSLIIKNKTIEYRMILFEQNNEFYTLLLTTPPQVSKQANAEFNEILASIKIP
- the mnmH gene encoding tRNA 2-selenouridine(34) synthase MnmH; the encoded protein is MFQDITIEQLLARRTKGELTLIDVRSPSEYQENTIPGSLNIPIFDDAERAEIGTIYKQVSVEAAKERGLEIVSAKLPAFIRTFAQIKGPKVVFCWRGGMRSKTSATVLDLMGIKASRLIGGIRTYRQWVVSTLEELELPPAAYVINGNTGSGKTLILRRLMAEGYPVLDLEAMAGHRGSIFGHIGLRANNQKSFEALLVEQVLTLQDAPYVLIEGESKRIGKAVLPEPVVQMKEAGTQLFIELPLEERVRHILEDYQPMQHKDALMQAFKHIKNRIHTPIAKEIEANLLIGQYERAVKLLLEHYYDPRYAHAMSQYEGEQIVIQAGTIEEAIEAVRAQLPKKNQR